In Nonomuraea sp. NBC_00507, the following are encoded in one genomic region:
- a CDS encoding LacI family DNA-binding transcriptional regulator, translated as MRPRLKDVAEHAGVSVKTVSNVVNGYPHVSHDTRTKVEAAIAELAYRPNLSARNLRQGRSGVIALAVPDLSIPYFAELATRVIEAADRHGWTVLIDQTQGERAKELLVVSGIRAQLIDGLLFSPLALTRADLAARTDHTPMVLLGERVGRSRLDHIAVDNIAAARLATTHLIELGRRRIAAIGAQRSASAMTAKQRLRGFQSALADSSLTAHAVAYVRDFHRSDGAAAMVRLLESGSPPDAVFCFNDTLALGALRTLLSRGVRVPQDVALIGFDDIEDGRFSTPSLSTIAPDKTHIAESAVDLLATRLAGTSGPPPQELCAPHRLLARETTAP; from the coding sequence ATGCGGCCACGGCTGAAGGACGTCGCCGAGCACGCCGGAGTGTCCGTCAAAACCGTCTCCAACGTCGTGAACGGCTATCCGCACGTCAGCCACGACACCCGCACCAAGGTCGAGGCGGCGATCGCCGAGCTGGCCTACCGGCCCAACTTGTCGGCGCGCAACCTGCGCCAGGGCCGATCGGGCGTGATCGCGCTGGCCGTCCCCGACCTGTCCATCCCCTACTTCGCCGAGCTCGCCACCCGGGTGATCGAGGCGGCCGACCGGCACGGGTGGACCGTGCTCATCGACCAGACCCAGGGCGAGCGGGCCAAGGAGCTGCTGGTGGTGTCCGGCATCAGGGCCCAGCTCATCGACGGCCTGCTGTTCAGCCCGCTCGCGCTCACCCGCGCCGATCTGGCGGCCAGGACGGACCACACACCGATGGTCCTGCTCGGCGAGCGGGTCGGCCGCTCGCGGCTCGACCACATCGCGGTGGACAACATCGCGGCGGCGCGGCTGGCCACGACACACCTGATCGAGCTCGGCCGCCGCCGCATCGCCGCCATCGGGGCCCAGCGCTCTGCTTCGGCCATGACGGCCAAGCAGCGGTTGCGCGGGTTCCAGAGCGCGCTGGCCGACTCCTCGCTGACGGCGCACGCGGTGGCGTACGTGCGCGACTTCCACCGCTCGGACGGGGCGGCCGCGATGGTGCGGCTGCTCGAGTCGGGTTCGCCGCCCGACGCGGTCTTCTGCTTCAACGACACGCTGGCGCTGGGCGCGCTGCGCACGCTGCTGTCCAGAGGGGTGCGGGTGCCGCAGGACGTGGCGCTGATCGGGTTCGACGACATCGAGGACGGCCGCTTCTCCACTCCCAGCCTGTCGACGATCGCGCCGGACAAGACCCACATCGCCGAATCCGCCGTCGATCTCCTCGCCACGCGCCTGGCCGGCACCTCCGGGCCACCGCCCCAGGAGCTCTGCGCCCCCCACCGCCTCCTCGCCCGCGAAACCACCGCGCCCTAG
- the arfA gene encoding arabinosylfuranosidase ArfA has protein sequence MKNARLTLDPAFEIAPVNRRLFGSFVEHMGRCVYTGIFEPGHPRADEHGFRTDVLELTREMGVSVVRYPGGNFVSGYRWEDGVGPDRPTRLDLAWRQIETNRFGLNEFMTWTRRAGVEPMMAVNLGTRGIQEACDLLEYANHASGTHWSDLRVKHGVAEPYGIKLWCLGNEMDGPWQIGHKTAEEYGRLANETARAMRLVDPGVELVLCGSSNSQMPTFGAWEATVLEHAYDAVDYLSLHAYYEENGDLDSFLAAAVDMDRFISSVVATADHVRAKLRRNKSIKLSFDEWNVWNQSRFEGREQGDFDEAPELIEDTFTAADAVVVGDFLITLLRHADRVSVACQAQLANIIAPIRTSPGGPAWRQTIFHPFALTARHARGTVLRVEPRSPLLDTSRYGEAAQLSSVATLDEEGVTVIAVNRSAHEELDLTADLRSAGPLRVAETHLLAAGADPHATEVAVVPLANARLDGGELRAVLPAASWSLIRLTFPKD, from the coding sequence GTGAAGAACGCACGACTGACCCTCGATCCGGCCTTCGAGATCGCTCCCGTGAACCGGCGGCTGTTCGGCTCATTCGTGGAGCACATGGGCCGCTGCGTCTACACCGGGATCTTCGAGCCGGGACACCCGCGCGCCGACGAGCACGGCTTCCGCACCGACGTCCTGGAGCTGACCCGCGAAATGGGCGTCAGCGTGGTGCGTTACCCGGGCGGCAACTTCGTCTCCGGCTACCGCTGGGAGGACGGCGTCGGCCCCGACCGGCCCACCCGGCTCGACCTGGCCTGGCGGCAGATCGAGACGAACCGGTTCGGGCTCAACGAGTTCATGACCTGGACCAGGAGGGCCGGGGTCGAGCCGATGATGGCCGTCAACCTCGGCACCAGGGGCATCCAGGAGGCGTGCGACCTGCTGGAGTACGCCAACCACGCGTCCGGCACGCACTGGTCGGACCTGCGCGTCAAGCACGGCGTCGCGGAGCCGTACGGGATCAAGCTCTGGTGTCTGGGCAACGAGATGGACGGGCCCTGGCAGATCGGGCACAAGACCGCGGAGGAGTACGGCCGGCTGGCCAACGAGACCGCCAGGGCCATGCGCCTGGTGGACCCGGGGGTCGAGCTGGTGTTGTGCGGCAGTTCCAACAGCCAGATGCCGACGTTCGGGGCGTGGGAGGCGACCGTGCTGGAGCACGCCTACGACGCGGTCGACTACCTCTCGCTGCACGCCTACTACGAGGAGAACGGCGACCTCGACAGCTTCCTCGCGGCGGCGGTCGACATGGACCGCTTCATCTCGTCGGTGGTCGCGACCGCCGACCACGTCCGGGCCAAGCTGCGCAGGAACAAGTCGATCAAGTTGTCGTTCGACGAGTGGAACGTCTGGAACCAGTCCCGCTTCGAAGGACGTGAGCAGGGCGACTTCGACGAGGCGCCCGAGCTCATCGAGGACACCTTCACGGCCGCCGACGCCGTGGTGGTCGGTGACTTCCTCATCACGCTGCTGCGCCACGCCGACCGGGTGAGCGTGGCCTGCCAGGCGCAGCTGGCCAACATCATCGCGCCGATCCGCACCTCACCAGGAGGTCCGGCCTGGCGGCAGACGATCTTCCACCCGTTCGCGCTGACCGCCCGCCACGCGCGCGGCACCGTGCTGCGGGTGGAGCCGCGCTCGCCCCTGCTGGACACCTCCAGGTATGGCGAAGCGGCGCAGCTGTCCAGCGTCGCCACCCTCGACGAGGAAGGCGTGACGGTGATCGCGGTCAACCGAAGCGCCCACGAGGAGCTCGACCTGACCGCCGATCTGCGCTCCGCCGGTCCGCTCCGGGTGGCGGAGACGCACCTGCTGGCGGCCGGCGCCGACCCGCATGCGACCGAGGTGGCCGTCGTGCCCCTGGCCAACGCACGGCTCGACGGGGGAGAGCTGCGTGCCGTGCTCCCGGCCGCGTCCTGGAGCCTGATCCGTCTCACCTTCCCCAAGGACTGA
- the polX gene encoding DNA polymerase/3'-5' exonuclease PolX, producing the protein MARTNDDVAAVLEEYADLLAITGHEDFKVRVYQKAARSVGAYPDDIAGYDAGALRRIPNVGESIAAKVAEYLRSGTMPKLEELRTRIPAGVRALTHIPALGPKRAMVLHQSLGVDSPESLESAIAAGALRDLPGFGAKTEENLLHGIALLRDAGRRVHIGVAMPLAEDIVAALQDVGGCRRCGYAGSLRRMKDTIGDIDVLATSNRPKVLMDAFAGLPCVTEVIVRGDKKTSLRTDQGLQVDLRVVPPDAWGAAVQYFTGAKAHNIRTREIAQHHKLKLSEYGLFDAVTDEKIVSRTEEEVYQRLGLPWIPPTLREDTGEIEAALAGDLPELVTEDDLRGDLHTHTDLTDGHASLEDMVAAAAERGYAYYAVTDHGPDLYMQRMTLDKALAQRERLRALEGTSGLRLLHGVELNIGPDGQVDWPSDVLAGFDVCVASVHSHFDLPRAKMTRRLVRAARNPHVHIIGHPSARLIGRRPPIEVDWDQVFQACARSGTALEINAFPDRLDLAADLIRQAHGYGVKFAVDSDSHAVGHLANMRYGIGTAQRGWLTAEDVINTWPWDRLTAFLHKSR; encoded by the coding sequence ATGGCACGCACCAACGACGACGTGGCCGCCGTGCTGGAGGAGTACGCTGATCTGCTCGCCATCACCGGCCATGAGGATTTCAAGGTCCGCGTTTACCAGAAGGCAGCCCGGTCCGTGGGCGCCTATCCGGACGACATCGCCGGCTACGACGCCGGCGCGCTGCGGCGGATCCCTAACGTAGGCGAGTCGATCGCCGCCAAGGTGGCCGAATACCTGCGCTCCGGCACCATGCCGAAGCTCGAGGAGCTGCGCACCCGCATTCCCGCCGGGGTCCGCGCACTCACTCATATCCCCGCGCTCGGCCCCAAGCGGGCGATGGTGCTGCACCAGAGCCTGGGGGTGGATTCCCCGGAAAGCCTGGAGTCCGCGATCGCCGCGGGCGCCCTGCGGGACCTGCCGGGATTCGGCGCCAAGACCGAGGAGAACCTGCTGCACGGCATCGCCCTGCTGCGGGACGCGGGCCGGCGGGTCCACATCGGCGTGGCCATGCCGCTGGCCGAGGACATCGTGGCGGCGCTGCAGGACGTAGGGGGCTGCCGGCGCTGCGGCTACGCCGGGTCGCTGCGCCGCATGAAGGACACCATCGGCGACATCGACGTCCTGGCCACGTCCAACCGGCCGAAGGTGCTGATGGACGCCTTTGCCGGGCTACCGTGCGTGACCGAGGTCATCGTGCGCGGCGACAAGAAGACCTCGCTCCGCACGGACCAGGGGCTGCAGGTGGACCTCCGCGTCGTGCCGCCGGACGCGTGGGGCGCCGCCGTGCAGTACTTTACCGGCGCCAAGGCGCACAACATCCGCACCCGCGAGATCGCCCAGCACCACAAGCTCAAGCTGTCGGAGTACGGCCTGTTCGACGCCGTCACCGACGAGAAGATCGTCTCCCGCACCGAGGAGGAGGTCTACCAGCGGCTCGGCCTGCCGTGGATCCCGCCGACCCTGCGCGAGGACACCGGCGAGATCGAGGCCGCGCTGGCCGGAGACCTGCCCGAGCTGGTCACCGAGGACGACCTGCGCGGCGACCTGCACACCCACACCGACCTCACCGACGGCCACGCCTCGCTCGAGGACATGGTCGCCGCCGCGGCCGAACGCGGGTACGCTTACTACGCCGTCACCGACCACGGGCCCGACCTGTACATGCAGCGCATGACCCTGGACAAGGCCCTCGCGCAACGCGAGCGGCTGCGCGCGCTCGAGGGCACGTCCGGGCTGCGGCTGCTGCACGGCGTCGAGCTCAACATCGGCCCCGACGGCCAGGTGGACTGGCCGTCCGACGTGCTGGCCGGGTTCGACGTGTGCGTGGCCTCGGTGCACTCCCACTTCGACCTGCCGCGGGCCAAGATGACCCGGCGGCTGGTACGCGCCGCGCGGAACCCGCACGTCCACATCATCGGCCATCCCAGCGCCCGCCTGATCGGCCGCCGCCCGCCGATCGAGGTGGACTGGGATCAGGTCTTCCAGGCCTGCGCGCGCTCCGGCACCGCGCTGGAGATCAACGCCTTCCCCGACCGCCTGGACCTGGCCGCCGACCTGATCCGGCAGGCGCATGGGTACGGCGTGAAGTTCGCCGTCGACAGCGACTCTCATGCGGTCGGCCACTTGGCCAACATGCGCTACGGCATCGGGACGGCCCAGCGCGGCTGGCTCACCGCGGAGGACGTGATCAACACGTGGCCGTGGGACCGCCTGACCGCCTTCCTCCACAAGAGCCGCTAG
- a CDS encoding PEP/pyruvate-binding domain-containing protein: MKLIHLSEIDSSMIDLVGGKAAGLGEMIKAGERVPDGFCLTVESYTSRDLPESELIAAYARLGGGRVAVRSSATAEDLPDASFAGQQDTYLNVEGADALIDAVRRCWDSLYTERAVAYRATAGVADASMAVVVQRMIDPVVAGVLFTANPISGCRTEMVVDAAPGLGTAIVEGTVVPDHYVFGHQAPAVPNGDGCVGEEQLDELRDAGRRLQEHFGSPQDIEWAIDADGTLWLLQSRPITTLFPAPPDTGDTRLYLEFGHIQGMLRPTTPMGVSLLKTGSGMWFTEMGASIDPRDPLPRLVPIGGRLYFDLTDFMRNTSMRRRLGTSLQVYGPRVQGAVERMLDDPRFAPRPGLPFHLGNAVKMTARLAPRAIAGIVRSLARPDTARARAYRAVAEIRRQITPPAEPATSAERLRWVIEDSHKPVMGRGMMRLVWPLIAGMIAGTAPSGLLDGVAADDELDVVLGGMPYNVTTEMDLALWRIAVHARDHRDLFLGTPPAELAARYHAGDLPDIGMAGFLDRYGIRAAAEIDVGMPRWEENPAPLFATIANYLRVDDPEQAPDRRFEQAAQKAEQMIDTLSRRARRTRPVRGRLATFLMRRSRKLTGLREIAKFAWLPAIQAARRQLLLIGTDLAARGLLERAGDIMFLDLFEARAAVHEGADHRDLVAARRAEYERELRRHTVPGALLSDGTDVEALAPQGPVEEGVLTGMAGAAGRATGRARVIRDPAGAHIEPGEILVAPTTDPGWTPLFMTTAGLVTETGSPVAHGPTVAREYGIPAVICVRNATHEIKTGQLITIDGTAGTVRVEEDG; this comes from the coding sequence ATGAAACTCATCCATCTATCTGAGATCGACTCTTCCATGATCGATCTCGTGGGTGGCAAGGCCGCCGGGCTCGGCGAGATGATCAAGGCGGGTGAGCGGGTTCCGGACGGCTTCTGCCTGACCGTCGAGTCCTACACCTCCAGAGACCTCCCGGAGAGTGAGCTGATCGCCGCCTACGCGCGGCTCGGCGGCGGGCGCGTGGCCGTGCGTTCCAGCGCCACCGCCGAGGACCTGCCGGACGCCAGCTTCGCCGGCCAGCAGGACACCTATCTCAACGTCGAAGGCGCCGATGCGCTCATCGATGCGGTCCGCAGGTGCTGGGACTCCCTGTACACCGAACGGGCTGTGGCCTACCGCGCCACGGCGGGCGTCGCGGACGCCTCCATGGCCGTGGTGGTCCAGCGCATGATCGACCCCGTGGTCGCGGGTGTGCTGTTCACCGCCAACCCGATCAGCGGCTGCCGCACCGAGATGGTCGTCGACGCCGCCCCTGGGCTGGGCACCGCCATCGTGGAGGGCACGGTCGTCCCCGACCACTACGTCTTCGGTCACCAGGCGCCGGCCGTGCCGAACGGAGACGGATGCGTCGGCGAGGAGCAACTCGACGAGCTGCGGGACGCCGGGCGGCGGTTGCAAGAGCACTTCGGCTCGCCGCAGGACATCGAGTGGGCGATCGATGCGGACGGCACGCTGTGGCTGCTGCAGTCCCGGCCGATCACCACCCTGTTCCCGGCCCCGCCTGACACCGGCGACACGCGGCTCTACCTCGAGTTCGGCCACATCCAAGGGATGCTCAGGCCGACCACGCCGATGGGGGTGTCGCTGCTCAAGACGGGGTCGGGCATGTGGTTCACGGAGATGGGCGCCTCCATCGATCCGCGCGATCCGCTGCCTCGGCTGGTCCCCATCGGCGGGCGGCTCTACTTCGATCTGACCGACTTCATGCGCAACACGTCGATGCGCAGGCGGCTGGGGACTTCTCTCCAGGTGTACGGCCCGCGGGTACAGGGCGCCGTGGAGCGCATGCTGGACGATCCGCGGTTCGCCCCGCGGCCCGGCCTGCCGTTCCATCTCGGCAATGCCGTGAAGATGACGGCACGGCTGGCGCCCCGCGCGATCGCCGGCATCGTCAGGAGCCTGGCGCGTCCGGACACGGCCCGGGCCAGGGCCTATCGCGCCGTGGCGGAGATCAGGCGCCAGATCACGCCGCCGGCCGAGCCGGCCACGTCGGCCGAGCGGCTCCGCTGGGTGATCGAGGACTCCCACAAGCCGGTCATGGGTCGCGGCATGATGCGGCTGGTGTGGCCGCTGATAGCCGGGATGATCGCCGGCACGGCGCCCTCAGGGCTGCTCGACGGCGTCGCCGCCGACGACGAGCTGGACGTCGTCCTCGGCGGGATGCCGTACAACGTGACCACGGAGATGGACCTCGCCCTCTGGAGGATCGCGGTTCACGCGCGGGACCACCGCGACCTGTTCCTCGGCACCCCGCCGGCGGAACTCGCCGCGAGGTATCACGCGGGGGACCTCCCCGACATCGGGATGGCCGGTTTTCTCGACAGGTACGGCATACGCGCGGCCGCCGAGATCGACGTCGGCATGCCCCGCTGGGAGGAGAACCCCGCTCCCCTCTTCGCCACGATCGCCAACTACCTTCGGGTGGACGACCCCGAACAGGCGCCCGACCGGCGGTTCGAGCAGGCCGCCCAGAAGGCGGAGCAGATGATCGACACGCTGTCGCGGCGAGCGCGGCGCACGCGACCGGTACGCGGGCGGCTCGCGACGTTCCTGATGCGCCGCTCGCGCAAGCTCACCGGGCTCCGGGAGATCGCGAAGTTCGCCTGGCTGCCGGCGATCCAGGCCGCGCGGCGGCAACTCCTGCTCATCGGAACCGACCTGGCCGCGCGCGGCCTGCTGGAGCGCGCCGGCGACATCATGTTCCTCGACCTCTTCGAGGCCCGCGCCGCCGTACACGAGGGAGCCGATCATCGGGACCTGGTCGCGGCGCGCCGCGCCGAGTACGAGCGGGAGCTGCGGCGCCACACCGTCCCGGGAGCCCTCCTGTCGGACGGGACCGACGTGGAGGCGCTCGCCCCGCAGGGGCCCGTGGAAGAGGGGGTGCTGACCGGGATGGCAGGGGCCGCCGGCAGGGCGACCGGCAGGGCGCGGGTGATCCGCGACCCGGCCGGCGCGCACATCGAGCCGGGCGAGATCCTCGTGGCTCCCACGACGGATCCTGGCTGGACCCCGTTGTTCATGACGACGGCGGGACTGGTGACCGAGACGGGCTCGCCGGTGGCACACGGTCCCACCGTGGCCAGGGAGTACGGCATCCCCGCGGTCATCTGCGTCCGCAACGCCACACACGAGATCAAGACGGGTCAGCTGATCACGATCGACGGGACCGCGGGCACGGTGCGGGTGGAGGAGGACGGCTGA
- a CDS encoding MarR family winged helix-turn-helix transcriptional regulator, with the protein MNFRQRLIEVTTSMQRDLLPSLTRMYEGDDLDDLRVLDRVVLQVLDRDTAPTVKELAALIGRSVSWTSRLVDSLVRRGLAERHEDEADRRVRRVRQSEKGAALLRRSLEIRVDVQMALWNHFTEEEREVVLRSLEIYAEAARRIRDETHPSI; encoded by the coding sequence ATGAATTTCCGGCAACGCCTGATCGAGGTGACCACCTCGATGCAGCGCGACCTGCTGCCGTCGCTGACGCGGATGTACGAGGGCGACGACCTGGACGACCTGCGGGTGCTGGATCGCGTCGTGCTTCAGGTGCTCGACCGGGACACCGCACCGACCGTCAAGGAGCTTGCCGCCCTGATCGGGCGTTCGGTCTCGTGGACCAGCCGCCTCGTTGACTCGCTCGTCCGGCGCGGGCTGGCCGAGCGGCACGAGGACGAGGCGGACCGCCGGGTGCGCAGGGTTCGCCAGAGCGAGAAGGGGGCAGCGCTGCTGCGCAGGAGCTTGGAGATCCGGGTCGACGTGCAGATGGCGCTCTGGAATCACTTCACGGAGGAGGAGCGGGAGGTCGTCCTCCGCTCACTGGAGATCTACGCAGAGGCCGCGAGGAGGATACGGGATGAAACTCATCCATCTATCTGA
- a CDS encoding TetR/AcrR family transcriptional regulator, with translation MTTTSGQTPVRRLRRTERREQILDAATHAFARSGYAATSLDDVAREASLTRALLYRHFDSKADLYRAVLDRACQRLVETVGEDDFDETSIPSLLRAAAADPDAFRLLFHHAAREPEFRELIDSITTASAEIARSNLARRVPAGPWLEWASRLIPTLTIEAVIAWLDSGQPDPEQAAARVDQAVKGVIAAAQPR, from the coding sequence ATGACGACGACCAGCGGGCAGACACCGGTGCGCCGGCTGCGCAGGACAGAGCGGCGGGAGCAGATTCTCGATGCGGCCACGCACGCCTTCGCCCGCTCCGGTTATGCCGCCACGAGCCTTGACGACGTCGCCAGGGAGGCGAGCCTGACGCGGGCGCTGCTGTATCGGCACTTCGACTCGAAGGCCGACCTTTACCGCGCCGTGCTGGATCGCGCGTGCCAGCGGCTGGTCGAGACCGTGGGCGAGGACGACTTCGACGAGACCTCGATTCCGTCGCTGCTGCGTGCCGCCGCAGCCGATCCGGACGCCTTCCGGCTGCTGTTCCATCACGCGGCGCGGGAGCCGGAGTTCCGCGAGCTGATCGACTCGATCACGACGGCCTCGGCCGAGATCGCCCGGAGCAACCTGGCCAGACGCGTCCCCGCGGGTCCTTGGCTGGAGTGGGCCTCCCGTCTGATCCCCACGTTGACGATCGAGGCCGTGATCGCCTGGCTCGACTCCGGTCAGCCGGATCCGGAACAGGCCGCCGCACGGGTCGACCAGGCCGTGAAGGGCGTCATCGCGGCCGCTCAGCCGCGATGA
- a CDS encoding cytochrome P450: MTTAFQLPFEQPGPLQPAPLLRRLQEQGPIHPIRTAVGDPAWLVTGYEQVQALLDDDRLGRSHRTPETASRTGKSALFGGPQGGFDTEQADHRRMRALLQPHFSPKRMRALRPRVEALTSALLDELAAQEPPADLHGALAVPLPIAVICELLGVPYDDRAQFRTWTQAAADVTDQARSEQGLAELFGYGQRLVARRRREGRINDGETDVISRLAMTEGVSDDEAAMMGMFLLFAGHETTVVAIGMGVLWLLANPDQWQALIADPSGIDVAVEEILRAPRLGGGGIPRYARTSMEIAGVRIHEGDLVLLDTGAANHDARVYTEPYRFDIARREAGHLSFGHGARYCIGAPLARLELGVVFSQLIARFPTLSLAVGVEEVQVDPRLLTAGLTALPVSW, translated from the coding sequence ATGACGACTGCTTTCCAGCTGCCCTTCGAACAGCCGGGACCGTTGCAGCCGGCACCACTCCTGCGCCGGCTGCAGGAACAAGGGCCGATCCACCCCATCCGCACCGCCGTCGGTGATCCGGCCTGGCTGGTCACCGGATACGAGCAGGTGCAGGCACTGCTGGACGACGACCGCCTCGGCCGCTCCCACCGCACGCCCGAAACGGCGTCCCGTACGGGCAAGTCGGCTCTCTTCGGCGGTCCGCAGGGCGGCTTCGACACCGAACAGGCCGATCACCGGCGGATGCGTGCGTTGCTGCAGCCGCACTTCTCTCCCAAGCGGATGCGGGCACTGCGCCCCCGGGTGGAGGCCCTGACCAGCGCGCTCCTGGATGAGCTGGCAGCCCAGGAGCCGCCCGCCGACCTGCACGGGGCGCTGGCGGTGCCGCTGCCGATCGCGGTGATCTGTGAGCTGCTCGGGGTCCCGTACGACGACCGGGCGCAGTTTCGCACGTGGACCCAGGCCGCGGCCGACGTCACCGATCAGGCGCGCTCCGAGCAGGGGCTGGCCGAGCTCTTCGGTTATGGCCAGCGGTTGGTGGCACGCAGGCGGCGCGAAGGCCGGATCAACGACGGCGAAACGGATGTGATCAGCCGCCTGGCCATGACCGAAGGGGTGAGCGACGACGAGGCGGCCATGATGGGCATGTTCCTCCTGTTCGCCGGCCACGAGACCACGGTCGTCGCGATCGGCATGGGTGTGCTGTGGCTCCTCGCCAACCCTGACCAGTGGCAGGCGCTCATAGCCGACCCGTCCGGGATCGACGTGGCCGTGGAGGAGATTCTGCGGGCCCCAAGGCTGGGCGGCGGTGGCATTCCCCGCTACGCCCGCACGAGCATGGAAATCGCGGGTGTGCGCATTCACGAGGGAGACCTGGTGCTGCTGGACACCGGCGCGGCCAACCACGACGCCAGGGTCTACACCGAGCCTTACCGGTTCGACATCGCTCGCCGGGAGGCCGGTCATCTCAGCTTCGGCCACGGCGCCCGATATTGCATCGGCGCCCCGCTGGCGCGGCTGGAGCTGGGCGTCGTGTTCTCCCAGCTCATCGCCCGCTTCCCCACGCTGAGCCTGGCCGTAGGCGTGGAGGAGGTGCAGGTCGACCCGCGGTTGCTCACCGCCGGGCTGACCGCACTTCCGGTGAGCTGGTGA